GCCGCCTGCGCGGCGACACTGCCGCCGGCCAGCAGCAAACCCAGGAGCAGGGCCCTCAAGCGGACGCCGCTCCCCGGCGGCTGTCCAGCCAGTCGCGCAGGTTCGCCAGCGTGCGGCGGTATGGCGCCAGGCCGGCCCACAGCAGCAACAGGGCGCCGGCCTGCGCCACCGAGCCCACCAGCAGCAGCGAGTAGCCGACGGCGGCGTCGTTCCTGAACACGTAGTCGGTGGCCAGCGCCACCGCGGTCGGGCCGACACCGAGGCCGATGAGATTCACCACGAACAGGTACACGGCCGAGGCCTGGCCGCGCATGTCGTTGGGCATCATCTCCTGCACCGCGGCCGGCGCCACGCCGAAGGGCATGCTGAGGAATACCGTCGAGATCGCCACCATGGCCACCGCCAGGTTGGCGTCCGGTACCAGCGGGAAGGCGATGCCGGAGGGGATGCCGCAGACCGCCGCCAGCAGGCCCACGCGCATGTTGGCGTCCTCATGGCCGCGCCGCGCCAGCCAGTCCGACAGCCGGCCGCCGGCGACGATGCCGAAGGTACCGAAGATCATGATCACCGTCCCATAGGCCACGCCGATCTGGGCCGCGGTCCAGCCGTGATGGCGGATGAAGAAGGTCGGGACCCAGGCGGCGGCGCCATAGGCGGTGAAGGCCATCAGCGCGAAGCCGAAGTTGTGGCACAGCACGGCGCGGCGGTTCTGCTTCATATAGGCGAACACCGTGCCGAGCGGCACGCCGGCGGTGGCACCGCTGAGCCCCTGCCGCGCCGGCTCGCGCACCGTGTACATGGCGAAGGCGAACAGGATGCCGGCGATGCCGAGGATGAAGAAGATCAGCTGCCAGGGCCGCGTCGCCCCCACCAGCGGCAACAGGACGTCATCCTGGCCTGCAAACTGGATCACCAGCCCGCCGAGCAGGAAGGCCAGCC
This window of the Nevskiales bacterium genome carries:
- a CDS encoding MFS transporter, which produces MNAQGQPRHSLAYAWYVVAVLMVAYVFSFIDRQILNLLVGPIRADLGISDTQMSLLMGFSFALFYTICGIPLGRLADSKSRRTIIAAGIFFWSLMTAACGTAKSYWQFFLYRMGVGVGEATLSPSAYSLIADYFPKESRATAISVYSMGIYIGSGLAFLLGGLVIQFAGQDDVLLPLVGATRPWQLIFFILGIAGILFAFAMYTVREPARQGLSGATAGVPLGTVFAYMKQNRRAVLCHNFGFALMAFTAYGAAAWVPTFFIRHHGWTAAQIGVAYGTVIMIFGTFGIVAGGRLSDWLARRGHEDANMRVGLLAAVCGIPSGIAFPLVPDANLAVAMVAISTVFLSMPFGVAPAAVQEMMPNDMRGQASAVYLFVVNLIGLGVGPTAVALATDYVFRNDAAVGYSLLLVGSVAQAGALLLLWAGLAPYRRTLANLRDWLDSRRGAASA